CGGGGAAGCGGGCGCCACCGGCCTCCAGCGCCAGCTGGGCGTGGTGGGCCTCATCGATGGCCATCTGGCGCAGCACCGCCCGGGAGCGCTGATCCCCCGCCGGCAGCTTCACCAGGTGGTCCTCCAGATGGCGGCCCACCTGCTCCTCGGTGGCGGCCACGAAGCCGAGGCTCACCCGGTCGCCCACGGCCCCGGCCACCGCGCCAATGCCGAAGGAGGCGGCATAGAAGAGCGGGTTGAGCAGGCTGGGGCGGTCGTGCAGCTCCTGGAGCCGCTCGTCGCACCAGGCCAGGTGGTCGATCTCCTCCCTGGCCGCCTCCTCCATCTGGTCACGCACATCGGGCAACTTGGCGGTCAACCCCTGGCCCTGGTAGAGCGCCTGGGCGCACACCTCGCCGGTGTGGTTGATGCGCATCAGCCCGGCCGCATGGCGGCGCTCCTCCTCGTCCATGGGCGCATCCTGCACCTCGGGGGTCGCCGGAGACGGCCGTGACGCCTGGGCGGCATGGGGCACCAGGGTGCGCAGCACGGTATCGAACTGGTGGATCAGGTTGTCGCTGGGAGAGAGCTTGCGGTTCATGACGATCTCTTCGCGCCTCGGTCCGGAATGGATGCCCCATTGTAGCCGAGGGCCCCTGCCGCCTGAAGCACCGCCCTGAACGGCCGACGCCACCTGGCGGTGGCGTCGAAAGAAGCTGCACCCGATGCGTCGAACGCCTGGGCTTGCGCGGTTGCCCGCAGGGCGCCGGCTAGCCAGCCGGCCAAGTGAAGCGTCGACCGCCCATCAGGTGCATATGAATATGGTAGACCGTCTGGCCGCCGTCGTCATTGCAGTTCATCACCACCCGGTAGCCCGCCTCATGGAAGCCCCGCTCGCGGGCCAGCCCGGCGGCCACGATGGGCAGCCGGCCGACCAGGGCGCGGTCGCCCTCGTCGAGGTCGTTGAGGGTGGCGATATGGCGCTTGGGGATCACCAGCAGGTGGGTCGGGGCCTGGGGAGCGATGTCCTCGAAGGCCAGCACCTCGTCGTCCTCGAAGACGATGGTGGCGGGGATCTCGCGGTTGACGATCCGGCAGAACAGGCAGGCCATGGCGTCTCTCCCTGGTCGGAGCTCTGGAGGGTGGGGCTCAGCGGAAGCGGCGCTGGGCCAGCAGGTGGCGCACCAGCGGCGCGAGGATCAGCTCCATGGCCAGCGACACCCGCGCCCCTGGCACCACCAGGGTATGGGGACGGCTCATGAAGGAATCCGGAATCATCGCCAGCAGGTAGGGAAAGTCCACGGTGGCGGGATCGCGGAAGCGGATCACCGCGAAGGACTCGGCATCGGTGGGGATATCCTGCACCTCGAAGGGGTTGGAGGTATCCACCGTGGGGACTCGCTGGAAATTGATGTGGGTGCGCGAGAACTGCGGCTGGATGTAGCGCACGTTGTCGTCCATGCGCCCGAGGATGGTGTCGATCACCGCCTCCTGGGAGTGGCCGCGCAGCTTGGTGTCGCGCACGATCTTCTGGATCCACTCCAGGTTGATGGTGGGCGCCACCCCCACCAGCAGATCCACATGGCGAGCGATGTCGTGTTCGGGCGTCACCAGGCCGCCGTGGAGCCCCTCGTAGAAGAGCAGGTCGGTGCCGTAGGGCAGCGGCTGCCACTCGGTGAAGGTGCCGACCCGGTAGCCGGCCTCGATCATCCGCTTGTCCTCGGCGTGGATATAGTGGCGATAGGTGCCACTGCCCTGCTCGCCGTACTCCTGGAACAGCGCCTCGAGCTCGTCGAGCAGGTTGGCCTCCACGGCGAAGGGAGAGAGCTCGTCCTTGCGCTCGGGCTCCTCGCGGAAGATCCGCGCCAGCTCCTCCCGGGTATAGCGATGGAAGGCGTCGCCGTCGACCACGGCGGCATGGACGTCCTCGCGGGCGAACATGCGCTCGAAGGAACGCTTGACCGTGGTGGTGCCGGCCCCGGAGGAGCCGGTCACGGCGATGATCGGATATTCGCGGGACATCAGGCGCCCCCTGCTCCGGCAAGCGCCGCGACCACGGCCTCGGGCACCGCCACCGGGCGCCCGGTGGCCGGGTCGACCAGCATCACGTTGAGCCGGGCGGTGGCCACGGGGCGGCCGCCCTCGGCGTGGCGCACGCGGTGGTAGACGGTGATCGCCCGCCCGACGGGGGTCGGGATCGCCGTCTCCACGACCAGGGCATCGGGCCAGCGCGCCTCGGACTGGTACTGCACGGCGAGGTCCGCCACCACGCTCGGGTAGCCGCCGAGGTCCCACTCGGTGAGGCCCAGGGCACCGAAGGCCTGGATCCTCGCCTCGTGGAGCAGCGACACCAGAGTGTCATGGCCCAGATGGCGGCCGTAGTTCATGTCGGTGACGCGCACCGTCAGCGGATGACGGTGCACGATGGCCGTCTCGGGAAACTCGAGCCTGGCGCGCTCCATGGGCACCTCCTTAAACACCCTCCCGGGCAATGGCCCGGTAGGCAATGTCGCGACGGCAGAGCACGCCTTCCCAGCGGATGGCGTCGACGCCGCGGTAGGCCTGCTCGGCCGCGGCCGAGACCCCCTCGCCCAGGGCGGTGACGCAGAGCACCCGCCCGCCGGCGGTGACAAGCTGGCCGTCCTGCTCCGCCGTGCCGGCATGGAAGACCTTGCAGCCGGTGGCCTCGGCGGCCTCGATGCCCTCGATCACATCGCCCTTGCGGTAGCTGCCGGGATAGCCGCCGGCGGCCAGCACCACGCCCACCGCGGCGCGGGGATCCCAGTCGCACGCCTTGCCGGCAAGCGCACCGGTGGCGCCGGCCAGGCAGAGTTCGGCGAGGTCGGACACGAGGCGCAGCATGATCGGCTGGGTCTCGGGGTCACCGAAGCGGCAGTTGTACTCGATCACCTTGGGGTTGCCCTCGGCGTCCATCATCAGCCCCGCGTAGAGGAAGCCGGTGTAGGGGTGCCCCTCGGCCGCCATGCCCTTCACGGTGGGCAGGATCACCCGCTCCATGATGCGGCGATGCACCTCGTCGGTGACCACGGGGGCCGGGGAGTAGGCGCCCATGCCCCCGGTGTTGGGGCCGGTGTCGCCCTCGCCCACCCGCTTGTGGTCCTGGCTGGTGGCCATGGGCAGCACGGTCTCGCCGTCCACCATGACGATGAAGCTGGCCTCCTCGCCGTCGAGGAACTCCTCGATCACCACCCGCGCGCCGGCGTCGCCGAAGGCGTTGGCCTCCAGCATGTCGCGCACCGCTGCCTCGGCCTCGTCGAGGGTCATGGCCACGATCACGC
The Halomonas alkalicola DNA segment above includes these coding regions:
- the coq7 gene encoding 2-polyprenyl-3-methyl-6-methoxy-1,4-benzoquinone monooxygenase, whose translation is MNRKLSPSDNLIHQFDTVLRTLVPHAAQASRPSPATPEVQDAPMDEEERRHAAGLMRINHTGEVCAQALYQGQGLTAKLPDVRDQMEEAAREEIDHLAWCDERLQELHDRPSLLNPLFYAASFGIGAVAGAVGDRVSLGFVAATEEQVGRHLEDHLVKLPAGDQRSRAVLRQMAIDEAHHAQLALEAGGARFPAPVKFGMTLMSKVMTKSVYRV
- a CDS encoding histidine triad nucleotide-binding protein, with protein sequence MACLFCRIVNREIPATIVFEDDEVLAFEDIAPQAPTHLLVIPKRHIATLNDLDEGDRALVGRLPIVAAGLARERGFHEAGYRVVMNCNDDGGQTVYHIHMHLMGGRRFTWPAG
- a CDS encoding phosphoribulokinase; amino-acid sequence: MSREYPIIAVTGSSGAGTTTVKRSFERMFAREDVHAAVVDGDAFHRYTREELARIFREEPERKDELSPFAVEANLLDELEALFQEYGEQGSGTYRHYIHAEDKRMIEAGYRVGTFTEWQPLPYGTDLLFYEGLHGGLVTPEHDIARHVDLLVGVAPTINLEWIQKIVRDTKLRGHSQEAVIDTILGRMDDNVRYIQPQFSRTHINFQRVPTVDTSNPFEVQDIPTDAESFAVIRFRDPATVDFPYLLAMIPDSFMSRPHTLVVPGARVSLAMELILAPLVRHLLAQRRFR
- a CDS encoding acyl-CoA thioesterase, with the translated sequence MERARLEFPETAIVHRHPLTVRVTDMNYGRHLGHDTLVSLLHEARIQAFGALGLTEWDLGGYPSVVADLAVQYQSEARWPDALVVETAIPTPVGRAITVYHRVRHAEGGRPVATARLNVMLVDPATGRPVAVPEAVVAALAGAGGA
- the purD gene encoding phosphoribosylamine--glycine ligase; its protein translation is MKVLIIGGGGREHALAWKVAQSPLVAQVFVAPGNAGTAREAGLANVDIAVDDLDGLVAFARDEGIDLTIVGPEAPLVVGVVDRFREAGLAIFGPTAGAAQLEGSKSFTKDFLARHAIPTADYRTFTEVAPALAYLAEQGAPIVIKADGLAAGKGVIVAMTLDEAEAAVRDMLEANAFGDAGARVVIEEFLDGEEASFIVMVDGETVLPMATSQDHKRVGEGDTGPNTGGMGAYSPAPVVTDEVHRRIMERVILPTVKGMAAEGHPYTGFLYAGLMMDAEGNPKVIEYNCRFGDPETQPIMLRLVSDLAELCLAGATGALAGKACDWDPRAAVGVVLAAGGYPGSYRKGDVIEGIEAAEATGCKVFHAGTAEQDGQLVTAGGRVLCVTALGEGVSAAAEQAYRGVDAIRWEGVLCRRDIAYRAIAREGV